The genomic stretch TCCACCTTCACCCACACCGGCAACTCCAGACCCCGCGCTGCGGTCACCTGCGCCAACTCGCCAGCACGCTCCTTGCAGTCTACGATCGTCTGCAACTCCGCCTGTGGAAAACGCTCCAGCAGCTCAAACAACCGTTCCACCTTGCGCACTCCAACCAGCGGATAGGCGACAAGAATGCTGGTCACCCCACGCTGTAAAAACACTTCTGCTTCACCAAGCTTTGCACAGGTCAGCCCCACGGCCCCTGCCTTCGCCTGCATCGCGAAGATCTCCCACGTCTTATGCGTCTTGACATGCGGTCGCAGCGCTACGCCCTGCGCCTTTGCAAAGGCGGCCATCTCGGTGATGTTCTCCTCCAGCCGCCCACGATGCACCACGACCTGCGGCGTATCCCACTCCACAGTTGTCAGCGTCTGCCACAATTCTGCCATCCCGCCTCACCTCGCAGCGAAGCGATGTTCACGCACTCGCTCCAGCGCATGCAGATACACATCATCCTTCAAAATCAAACTATACTCCGCCCCTGCTTTCACCACTTCTGAGGAAGGCGGGTTCGCAAAATGACGCACCTCTTCGGTCTCAAAGCCGTCCGGTAGCGAATGCATCCGCTCAACCTTCGCGACGTAGATCGTCTTCACCAGCGGGCCCATTCCTTCCGCCTCGATGACATACTGCCCGAGCGGTTCGATCGCACAGACTTCGGCGCCCGTTTCCTCATACACTTCACGGATCGCCGTCTGCAGAGGCCACTCGCCAGCTTCCCGAGTGCCGCCTGGCAGTTCCCAGCCTCTAGTTTGATGGCGGGTCATCAGCAGTTTCCCTTCATAAAAAGCAAATACCAACACATATCCCGCGTCGAGAAAGTCGGTTGCCTCAAAGCTCAGCCGCACCTGCTGACCGGGATAGGACCCGGCAAATTCATACCTCACCGCTGTTCCCCCTTTTGCATGACCAACAAAGACACTTGCTTCGCTGCGATCATCGCCTGCCCGACCGCAGATGCGATGCTCGAATACAGTGGGCGCGTACACACATCGCCCACCGCGAAAATGCCCGCTGCGCTCGTCTGTCCGGTCGCATCGGTCCGTATGTAGCCGTCCATTTCGGTCTCGACCTGGCCGCGCAGCAGATGTGAGTTGGGCTCCACCCCGATTCGCACAAACAGGCCGTCAACTGCCAGCCGCCGCACCGTATCGCCCGCCATGCGCACATCCACCCCCTGCACCGCTCCCGCTCCGAAAATCCGTTCCACACTCGCATTGGTCAAGCGTTCGATCTTCGGATGAGCAAGCACCGGATGCAAAAATTCCTCCCGTGCTCGAAAGTGCTCAGAGCGGTGGATCAACAGCACATCGGCCCCTTGTTCGGCCAACAACAGCGCACCTTCCAGCGCGCGATCTCCGCCGCCAACAATGGCCACCTTTTTTCCAGCAAATCGACCACGATCACGCGTCGCCGAATAGACTTCGCCCCGCTCGATCATCTCCAGCTCACCAGGCACACCCAGCCTGCGATCACCCGCTCCTGTCGCTGCGATCAGCCCGCGAAAGGAGATCTGCTCCTCACCGCCCGCCGCATCGCGCACCGACAGAGAACGACCCGCAATATCGACTTTCTGAACCTGCACGCCGCGTTGCACCATACAGCCCATCGCCTCTACATGCGCGGCGAACAAAGCCTGCACTTCCGCCCCGCTCTTCGCTTGCACGCCGGGATAATCGAACACCTCGTTTTGAATGGCAGACAGCTGTCCGCCCAGCTCTTCTCGCGCCTCCAACAGAAGGTGGGACAGTCCGAGCCGCTTGCACCAAAGAGCGGCGGTCATGCCCGCAGGACCGCCGCCGAGAATCACCACATCAGGTTGTCTGTTCACCCTCGCTCCCCCACTTTCGCTCGGCAAGTAACGATTCGAATTCCAGCCACCCAGACACGCGCGGCACCTTGACCGAACGGTTGTACGGGTAGTCCATCGCAACAGCCAGCCTGCCGGTCGCCGCGAACGCCTCCAGATTGTGCGGCGCATCGTCAAACAGTAAGTCGCCTCGAACCATGTCCTTGCGGTGTGCAAAAATTAGATTTTCTTTGCTCAGAAACGGCAGATGCTCTGCCACCCACTGCTCCTTCTCCGTATACGCAAACGTCCGCGAACTGGTCACGATCAACAGATCGTAAGCCTTTGCCAATCGCTCCAG from Tumebacillus algifaecis encodes the following:
- a CDS encoding NUDIX domain-containing protein, encoding MRYEFAGSYPGQQVRLSFEATDFLDAGYVLVFAFYEGKLLMTRHQTRGWELPGGTREAGEWPLQTAIREVYEETGAEVCAIEPLGQYVIEAEGMGPLVKTIYVAKVERMHSLPDGFETEEVRHFANPPSSEVVKAGAEYSLILKDDVYLHALERVREHRFAAR
- a CDS encoding NAD(P)/FAD-dependent oxidoreductase; the encoded protein is MNRQPDVVILGGGPAGMTAALWCKRLGLSHLLLEAREELGGQLSAIQNEVFDYPGVQAKSGAEVQALFAAHVEAMGCMVQRGVQVQKVDIAGRSLSVRDAAGGEEQISFRGLIAATGAGDRRLGVPGELEMIERGEVYSATRDRGRFAGKKVAIVGGGDRALEGALLLAEQGADVLLIHRSEHFRAREEFLHPVLAHPKIERLTNASVERIFGAGAVQGVDVRMAGDTVRRLAVDGLFVRIGVEPNSHLLRGQVETEMDGYIRTDATGQTSAAGIFAVGDVCTRPLYSSIASAVGQAMIAAKQVSLLVMQKGEQR
- a CDS encoding 5' nucleotidase, NT5C type produces the protein MEVKTILVDMDSVIVDLMSEWFRRYNEEHDDDLTVERIMCWQTEKYVKPVCGKKIYEYLDAPGLFRGLQPLPDAVAVLERLAKAYDLLIVTSSRTFAYTEKEQWVAEHLPFLSKENLIFAHRKDMVRGDLLFDDAPHNLEAFAATGRLAVAMDYPYNRSVKVPRVSGWLEFESLLAERKWGSEGEQTT